A region from the Arachis ipaensis cultivar K30076 chromosome B01, Araip1.1, whole genome shotgun sequence genome encodes:
- the LOC107636753 gene encoding CASP-like protein 2B2: protein MSYLGVGVSPGTVPVYHSKDLKMLDRRVKIAEVVLRCVILGLGVLATVLVVTDTQVKVILSFQKKAKYTDMKALVFLVVANALAAGYSLIQGLCCVLSIIRGSVLFSKPLAWIIFSADQVMAYVTMAAVAASVQSAVFAKAGQTELQWIKVCNMYEKYCNKVGEGVACAVVVSLSMVVLSCISAFSLFRLYGGNKNKNAGW from the exons ATGAGTTACTTGGGTGTGGGTGTTAGTCCTGGGACTGTGCCAGTTTATCACAGCAAGGACCTGAAGATGTTGGATAGGAGGGTGAAGATAGCAGAGGTGGTGCTGAGGTGTGTGATCCTTGGCCTTGGAGTTCTTGCAACTGTTCTTGTGGTAACTGATACACAAGTCAAAGTGATCCTGTCCTTTCAGAAGAAGGCTAAGTATACAGACATGAAGGCTTTAGT GTTCTTGGTAGTGGCCAATGCTTTGGCTGCTGGCTATTCCTTGATTCAAGGACTGTGCTGTGTTCTTAGCATAATTAGAGGGAGTGTACTCTTCAGCAAGCCCTTAGCTTGGATTATCTTCTCTGCTGATCAG GTAATGGCATATGTGACGATGGCGGCAGTAGCAGCATCAGTGCAATCAGCGGTGTTTGCAAAGGCAGGGCaaactgaacttcaatggataaaggtTTGCAACATGTATGAGAAATACTGCAACAAAGTGGGAGAAGGAGTAGCTTGTGCTGTTGTGGTTAGCCTTAGCATGGTTGTCCTCTCTTGTATTTCGGCTTTTAGCCTCTTCCGTTTGTATGGCGGTAACAAAAACAAGAATGCAGGTTGGTAG